One Cohnella candidum genomic region harbors:
- a CDS encoding DEAD/DEAH box helicase, translating to MSERAPFDGMHPVLAAWFAATFGQPTDVQRRSWDAITSGSHALIAAPTGSGKTLAALLPCLNRLLTEKEEGGAETARKGVRILYVTPLKALNNDIHHHVLGFVDELELVAKESGGHWPGIRSAVRTGDTKPSERTAMLRRPPDLLVTTPESLYILLTSERGREMLSAVRQVIVDEIHDLAADKRGSHLSLSLERLEETCGAAVQRIGVSATQKPLERVARYLGGWEETEASAGRPVDGNADADVSLYAEGFVHPLGYRPRPVRIVESDMVKSYSIMACIPDQNRQLQTRDAAVWLPLLDLLTELMTGSRSVLIYVNSRRLCERLCLRLNDHAGYEMARAHHGSMSREWRLEVERMLKAGELRCIVATSSLELGIDVGHVDFVIQIDPPPEAAAGIQRVGRAGHSVGDTSRGAIIARYKGALPDIAVLSRMIAERDIEEIVVPRDALDVLSQQTVAMVAERERTVSGVYRLIARSDSYRAFPRERLESILEVLSGFYPFVRPLLDWDRETGRLMRRANSAMAAVTGAGTIPQSSAYPVHHAESRAQIGELDEEFIHESRVGDVVQLGSQAWTLTDIRHDRVYATEAGNRFSEIPFWRNESPARSYELGARIASFQRELEERLQRPDEETVQWLERGYGMDARAATELIGFLRSQQAVSRIPTDRRIVVEHYRDAANQKHVILHNHFGRKVNRTWLLAIERQFEGTLPYRVYGNAKDNGIELVFSEWDVSWLHMIWQVTAANAERLLAEALTGSPLLAVSFRRIAETSLLLSRSFTRVPLWQKRLRGAELLKSALPYAERFPVFQEAMREAQQEFLDLPRLQDILERIADGRIDVVVQETEFPSPLASQFIFEYVNMRMYEGDGLDESVQLQLLQLSKSTAGQLFKPEEGLQAVDPGVLEEEGRKLEEPEAELRHAEDLLRLLKKRGDLAEEEIVRLAGGQSRAWLEELKERRRVAEIRFGADTSPRWISSDEREVYDAFPCTPESVAFVAGRFADNRLSFTEEELMQRYPNLSAGEAASVAEMLLQQGRTEQAPFAADASERIWSSRKVAERLVRLSIGKVRRSLEPVDASRWLGDLLRRQLVLSGGQDARDRRGEEGLLAVIDTLQGLFLPLSHWETIVFPSRLPDYRKETLDLLCASGQVIWVGRKDGEDKEGKVAFFIADNKALYEPWLKPAAQEESRHPELLERLRLGGARFLTRLSQETGRLPSEVLSDLLDLVWEGQVSNDQFAPLRQSGKSKGKDGFLKSGSGLGRWYWTGSLLTDSSEEAAGSPGGLKEDSPLVRWVHHLLQTYGVLTKELAAKTCPYDWDTLLPVLKKLEEWGAVTRGMFIKDLHLLQFTTRELAEEIRKPLPTTPSESVTLLSAVDPANPFGQAVEWPPVEGASFARKPGNYLVLQGDRWLYWIENGGKRIFALNGTEDAESQRQEQRAGEWKAIFSLLLKRQGLSKITVEKWNGVDASASDAGEMLRSLGAERDRNRFVLWPSQLR from the coding sequence ATGTCCGAACGTGCGCCGTTTGACGGCATGCATCCCGTCCTTGCCGCTTGGTTCGCAGCCACGTTCGGCCAACCGACGGACGTGCAGCGGAGGTCTTGGGACGCGATCACTTCCGGCAGCCACGCTCTGATCGCGGCGCCGACCGGCTCCGGCAAAACGCTGGCGGCGCTGCTTCCCTGCCTGAACCGCCTTCTGACGGAGAAAGAGGAAGGCGGAGCGGAAACAGCAAGGAAAGGCGTCCGGATTTTGTACGTAACGCCTTTGAAGGCGCTGAACAACGACATCCATCACCACGTGCTCGGGTTCGTGGACGAGCTCGAACTCGTTGCGAAGGAATCCGGCGGGCATTGGCCGGGGATCCGCAGCGCCGTCAGGACGGGCGATACGAAACCGTCGGAGCGGACCGCTATGCTGCGCCGGCCGCCTGACCTGCTCGTCACGACGCCGGAGTCGCTCTATATCCTGTTAACTTCGGAGAGGGGCCGGGAGATGCTGTCCGCGGTCCGCCAAGTGATCGTGGACGAAATCCACGATTTGGCTGCGGACAAGCGGGGCTCCCACCTGTCTCTCTCTTTGGAGAGGCTGGAAGAAACGTGCGGAGCCGCCGTGCAGCGGATCGGCGTGTCCGCGACGCAGAAACCGCTGGAGCGGGTGGCGCGATATTTGGGCGGTTGGGAGGAAACGGAGGCATCGGCGGGAAGACCGGTCGACGGTAACGCAGACGCAGACGTGTCTCTATACGCAGAAGGCTTCGTCCACCCCTTGGGCTATCGCCCAAGGCCGGTGCGAATCGTGGAGAGCGACATGGTCAAGTCTTATTCGATCATGGCCTGCATTCCGGACCAGAACCGGCAGCTTCAAACGCGCGACGCGGCTGTTTGGCTGCCGCTGCTTGACCTGTTGACGGAGCTGATGACGGGCAGCCGCTCCGTGCTCATTTACGTGAACAGCCGCCGCTTATGCGAGCGGCTTTGTTTGCGTCTGAACGACCACGCCGGCTACGAGATGGCTCGGGCCCACCACGGCAGCATGTCGCGGGAATGGCGCCTCGAAGTGGAACGGATGCTGAAGGCCGGCGAGCTTCGCTGCATCGTCGCGACTTCGTCGCTGGAGCTCGGAATCGACGTGGGCCATGTCGATTTCGTCATCCAGATCGACCCTCCGCCGGAGGCGGCCGCGGGCATTCAGCGCGTCGGACGCGCCGGACACTCCGTCGGCGATACGAGCCGGGGGGCGATCATCGCCCGTTACAAGGGCGCGCTTCCCGACATCGCCGTCCTGAGCCGCATGATCGCGGAGAGGGATATCGAGGAGATCGTCGTCCCCCGCGACGCTTTGGACGTGTTGTCCCAGCAGACGGTAGCGATGGTGGCGGAGCGGGAGCGCACGGTCTCCGGCGTGTATCGGCTGATCGCGCGAAGCGACAGCTATCGGGCGTTTCCCCGCGAACGGCTGGAATCCATTCTGGAGGTTCTGTCCGGCTTTTATCCGTTTGTCCGGCCGCTGCTCGATTGGGATCGCGAGACGGGCCGCCTGATGCGGCGGGCGAATTCCGCGATGGCGGCCGTTACGGGAGCGGGCACGATCCCGCAGAGCTCGGCGTATCCGGTGCATCATGCGGAAAGCCGGGCGCAGATCGGCGAGCTGGACGAAGAATTCATCCACGAGTCCCGAGTGGGGGACGTCGTGCAGCTCGGGTCGCAAGCCTGGACGCTCACGGACATCCGGCACGACAGAGTATACGCGACGGAAGCCGGCAACCGTTTCAGCGAAATCCCGTTCTGGCGGAACGAGTCCCCGGCGCGTTCCTATGAACTCGGCGCCCGAATCGCCTCGTTCCAGAGGGAACTGGAGGAGCGGCTGCAACGGCCGGACGAGGAAACCGTGCAATGGCTCGAACGCGGTTACGGGATGGATGCCCGAGCGGCGACGGAGCTGATCGGGTTTCTCCGGTCGCAGCAGGCGGTCAGCCGTATTCCGACCGATCGCCGGATCGTCGTTGAACACTACCGGGACGCGGCGAATCAGAAGCACGTGATCCTGCACAACCATTTTGGGCGCAAGGTCAACCGCACCTGGCTGCTGGCCATCGAGCGCCAGTTCGAGGGCACGCTTCCTTACCGGGTCTACGGCAACGCGAAGGACAATGGCATCGAGCTCGTGTTTTCGGAATGGGACGTTTCCTGGCTGCACATGATTTGGCAAGTGACGGCCGCGAACGCGGAACGCCTGCTCGCCGAAGCGTTGACGGGTTCGCCGCTGCTCGCGGTTTCTTTCCGGAGAATCGCGGAAACCTCGCTGCTTCTCTCCCGAAGCTTCACGCGGGTTCCCTTGTGGCAGAAACGTCTCCGCGGCGCGGAGCTGCTCAAGAGCGCGCTCCCGTACGCCGAGCGTTTTCCGGTTTTCCAAGAAGCGATGCGCGAAGCCCAACAAGAGTTTCTCGATCTTCCCCGACTGCAAGACATCCTGGAGCGAATCGCGGACGGCCGAATCGATGTCGTCGTCCAGGAAACGGAATTCCCGTCTCCGCTCGCCTCGCAGTTCATATTCGAATACGTGAACATGCGGATGTATGAAGGGGACGGCCTCGACGAATCGGTCCAACTGCAGCTGCTGCAGCTCAGCAAATCGACCGCCGGGCAATTGTTCAAGCCGGAAGAGGGGCTGCAGGCCGTCGACCCCGGCGTGCTGGAAGAAGAGGGACGCAAGCTGGAAGAGCCGGAAGCCGAGCTTCGGCATGCGGAAGATTTGCTCCGGCTCCTGAAGAAAAGAGGAGACCTGGCCGAAGAGGAGATTGTCCGCTTGGCCGGCGGCCAGTCGCGCGCGTGGCTGGAGGAACTGAAGGAGCGGCGGAGGGTCGCCGAAATCCGGTTCGGAGCCGATACCTCGCCGAGGTGGATTTCCTCCGACGAACGGGAGGTATACGACGCATTCCCGTGCACGCCGGAATCGGTCGCGTTCGTGGCCGGGCGTTTCGCGGACAATCGTCTCTCGTTCACGGAAGAGGAATTGATGCAGCGATATCCGAACCTGTCTGCCGGGGAAGCGGCTTCCGTCGCGGAAATGCTGTTGCAGCAGGGGAGGACCGAGCAGGCGCCGTTCGCGGCAGACGCTTCGGAACGTATTTGGTCCAGCCGCAAGGTCGCCGAGCGGCTCGTCCGGCTCTCCATCGGCAAGGTCAGGCGAAGTCTCGAGCCGGTTGACGCTTCGCGCTGGCTGGGCGATTTGCTGCGAAGACAGCTTGTGCTGTCCGGAGGACAAGATGCGAGGGACCGCCGTGGAGAGGAAGGCCTGCTGGCGGTCATCGATACGCTGCAGGGATTGTTTTTACCGCTGTCCCATTGGGAAACGATCGTCTTTCCGTCCAGGCTTCCGGATTACCGCAAGGAAACGCTGGACCTGCTCTGCGCTTCCGGCCAGGTTATCTGGGTCGGCCGCAAGGACGGGGAGGACAAGGAAGGCAAAGTCGCCTTCTTCATTGCCGACAACAAGGCGCTGTATGAGCCGTGGTTGAAGCCGGCGGCACAGGAAGAGTCGCGTCATCCGGAATTGCTGGAACGTTTGCGCTTGGGCGGTGCCCGGTTCTTGACCCGGCTCAGCCAAGAGACGGGAAGGCTTCCTTCCGAGGTGCTGTCCGACCTCCTCGATCTCGTTTGGGAAGGGCAAGTGTCCAACGACCAGTTCGCTCCTCTTCGGCAATCCGGCAAGTCCAAAGGTAAAGACGGATTCCTCAAGTCCGGCTCCGGCTTGGGACGCTGGTATTGGACAGGTTCGCTTCTGACGGACTCAAGCGAGGAGGCGGCCGGATCACCGGGCGGTCTGAAGGAGGACTCTCCGCTCGTGCGGTGGGTTCATCATCTTTTGCAGACTTACGGCGTATTGACCAAGGAGCTGGCGGCGAAAACGTGCCCTTATGACTGGGATACTCTGCTCCCCGTGTTGAAAAAGCTGGAAGAGTGGGGTGCGGTGACGCGCGGGATGTTCATTAAGGATCTTCACTTGCTGCAATTCACCACCCGCGAACTTGCGGAGGAAATCCGCAAACCGCTTCCGACGACTCCGTCCGAGTCGGTCACGCTGCTGTCTGCCGTCGACCCCGCCAACCCCTTTGGCCAAGCGGTGGAATGGCCGCCAGTCGAGGGTGCGTCCTTCGCCAGGAAGCCGGGCAACTACCTGGTTCTGCAGGGAGACCGATGGCTCTACTGGATCGAAAATGGGGGCAAGCGGATCTTCGCGTTGAACGGAACGGAAGACGCGGAATCGCAACGGCAAGAGCAGCGCGCCGGAGAGTGGAAGGCCATTTTCTCCCTGCTGCTTAAGCGCCAGGGACTATCCAAAATTACCGTGGAAAAATGGAACGGAGTCGACGCGTCGGCATCGGATGCCGGAGAAATGCTGCGTTCGCTGGGCGCGGAAAGGGATCGGAACCGCTTCGTCCTGTGGCCGAGCCAGCTGCGCTGA